Proteins from a single region of Patescibacteria group bacterium:
- a CDS encoding DUF5667 domain-containing protein, translated as MKTLLVVLGLLILLAPLQPLIAQTQTTNSDVTNQPQLKGLTDSLNVLPGQTFYFLKTTKEKIEYFTTFGAKNKAKIALRFAQERLKEYQALKQQGKDELALRAFDMYLTELNLAINNLEEVRKENRSLDQDGQILLLKLQQQLTFLTALYKNNVPAAVEEKFSAAFSANQRAYQVLKILIAGEQKEALQDKAKSAGKKADSWTKKIFNTLWP; from the coding sequence ATGAAAACACTTCTTGTCGTACTCGGCCTTTTAATCCTTCTGGCCCCACTTCAACCCCTAATAGCGCAGACCCAAACCACTAACAGCGATGTAACCAATCAACCCCAACTTAAAGGCCTAACTGACTCTCTTAATGTTCTGCCCGGACAAACTTTTTATTTTTTAAAAACCACCAAAGAAAAAATAGAATATTTCACTACTTTTGGCGCCAAGAATAAAGCCAAGATTGCTTTAAGGTTTGCCCAAGAAAGATTAAAAGAATATCAGGCATTGAAACAACAAGGTAAAGACGAATTGGCTTTGCGCGCTTTTGACATGTATTTGACTGAATTAAATCTGGCCATTAATAACCTAGAAGAAGTTCGCAAAGAAAACCGTTCCTTAGATCAAGACGGACAAATCCTATTGTTAAAACTGCAACAACAACTAACATTTTTAACCGCTCTTTATAAAAATAATGTTCCGGCGGCGGTAGAAGAAAAATTTAGCGCGGCCTTCAGCGCCAACCAACGTGCTTATCAAGTTTTAAAAATTTTAATTGCCGGTGAACAAAAAGAAGCGCTGCAAGATAAGGCAAAAAGCGCTGGCAAAAAAGCCGACAGTTGGACAAAAAAAATATTCAATACTCTTTGGCCATAA
- a CDS encoding TIGR00282 family metallophosphoesterase, with amino-acid sequence MSNFYQPGSPDKTTTMKILFFGDVFGKMGRLALVKELPKIKKKWRPDLTLANVENMAHGKGVTIKTLRQLSEAGIDAFTSGDHFWSKKEELDKIKKLEIPIIRPDNFKGKLAGRGHLVIKCNKKNVLLVNLMGRTFSKYQDERGVSTLANPFKVADKILKKYPRVKIKIVDFHGEATSEKVSLGHYLNGRVSAILGTHTHIPTADEQTLSRGTAYITDVGMVGPKDSVIGVEKTVILDRFLHDIFTGPIKMEIPETGSAVINGVVVEIDDKTGQAKKISRINQETLI; translated from the coding sequence ATGTCAAATTTCTACCAACCTGGTTCGCCAGATAAAACAACAACAATGAAAATACTTTTTTTTGGAGACGTATTCGGCAAGATGGGGCGATTAGCCCTGGTTAAAGAGTTGCCTAAGATTAAAAAAAAATGGCGACCCGACTTAACCTTAGCTAATGTTGAAAACATGGCCCACGGTAAGGGCGTGACCATCAAAACACTTCGACAATTAAGCGAGGCTGGCATTGACGCTTTTACATCTGGAGATCACTTCTGGTCAAAGAAGGAAGAACTTGATAAAATTAAGAAATTAGAGATACCTATTATTAGGCCTGACAATTTTAAAGGTAAATTGGCCGGTCGCGGCCACTTGGTCATAAAATGCAATAAAAAAAATGTTTTACTCGTTAATTTAATGGGTCGGACATTCTCCAAATATCAAGACGAACGCGGAGTCAGTACTTTAGCTAATCCTTTTAAGGTGGCCGACAAGATATTAAAAAAGTATCCGCGCGTTAAAATTAAAATAGTTGATTTTCACGGCGAAGCTACTTCGGAAAAAGTCAGCCTGGGTCATTATTTGAATGGGCGAGTATCGGCGATTTTAGGCACTCATACGCACATACCGACGGCCGATGAACAAACTTTATCTAGAGGCACCGCCTATATCACTGACGTCGGCATGGTTGGCCCAAAAGATTCGGTCATTGGTGTGGAAAAAACTGTTATTTTGGATAGATTTTTACATGACATTTTTACTGGACCGATTAAAATGGAAATTCCTGAAACAGGCTCGGCTGTCATTAATGGAGTTGTTGTTGAGATTGACGATAAAACGGGCCAAGCTAAAAAAATTAGCAGAATAAATCAAGAAACATTAATTTAG
- the clpP gene encoding ATP-dependent Clp endopeptidase proteolytic subunit ClpP, whose translation MQLIPTVIEKSSQGERAYDIYSRLLKERIIFLGDVIDDNVANTVIAQLLFLESEDKEKDIKLYINTPGGSVTAGLAIYDTMQYVKPDVSTICVGTAASMGAVLLASGAKKKRFALPNAEIMIHQVMGGAEGPAIDVKIRAEHILRVRDRINKILAKHTNQTLVKIEHDTDRDYFMSAEEALKYGVIDKIINK comes from the coding sequence ATGCAACTTATTCCGACGGTTATAGAAAAATCGTCACAGGGAGAAAGGGCATATGATATTTATTCTCGGCTTCTAAAAGAGAGAATCATTTTCTTGGGTGATGTTATCGATGATAATGTCGCCAATACTGTTATTGCTCAGCTACTTTTTTTGGAAAGCGAAGATAAGGAAAAAGACATTAAACTTTATATTAATACTCCCGGAGGATCCGTAACAGCTGGTTTAGCAATTTATGACACGATGCAGTATGTAAAACCAGATGTGTCTACCATTTGTGTTGGCACCGCTGCTTCAATGGGCGCGGTTCTGCTCGCTAGTGGAGCAAAGAAAAAAAGATTTGCTCTGCCCAACGCTGAAATCATGATTCACCAAGTCATGGGCGGCGCCGAAGGTCCGGCCATTGATGTAAAAATCAGAGCCGAACATATTTTACGCGTGCGAGACCGCATTAACAAAATTTTAGCCAAGCATACCAATCAGACTCTGGTTAAAATAGAGCACGACACGGATCGCGATTATTTTATGAGCGCCGAAGAGGCCCTCAAATACGGGGTTATTGATAAAATCATCAACAAATAG
- a CDS encoding MFS transporter, with amino-acid sequence MEELTAIRSRKGLSQLLNISYFSKDFKIICCYQLILKIIDGMIGLFLPIFLLEAYHQSLSLVIIFYIIGYTLFGLLVPLGAIIMSKIGLKQSMISARLISVLFYLFLFYFKNNPLVFSILAIAVLTIFRMLYWTPYHTNFTHITHRDSRGKQVAYVAIVGYITSMAAPLLAGFVLYQYGFNFMFILGIIIVGLSVIPLFFLTPVPVKFEFSFWQTFKEWAKKENANLRIAYISNGAQDLVGAIIWPIFIYQLLEKQYLAVGAVSALIIGGTILLYLFTGQYTDKFNKKKILRYGSFIYSVGWLLKTIISTAFQIFVIGTIHSFTAVLLNTPFSALMYEKAADRGSYVDEYTVLMEISDILGRILMGLLILGLLWIGGFKIIFILAALFSLLINLL; translated from the coding sequence ATGGAAGAATTAACAGCCATCCGTTCCAGAAAAGGCCTTTCTCAATTATTAAACATCTCTTATTTTTCTAAGGATTTTAAAATAATTTGCTGCTATCAGCTGATCTTAAAAATCATTGACGGCATGATAGGCTTATTTTTGCCTATTTTTCTTTTAGAAGCATATCATCAATCACTTTCTCTGGTAATTATTTTTTACATCATCGGTTATACGCTTTTCGGATTGCTCGTTCCGTTGGGAGCAATTATTATGTCAAAAATTGGCCTAAAGCAATCAATGATTAGTGCTAGATTAATTTCGGTGTTATTTTATCTCTTTCTGTTCTATTTTAAAAACAATCCATTAGTCTTTTCTATTTTAGCTATCGCTGTTTTGACGATTTTCAGAATGCTTTACTGGACTCCCTACCATACTAATTTTACCCATATTACCCATCGTGATTCCCGAGGAAAACAAGTTGCCTATGTGGCCATAGTTGGATACATCACCAGCATGGCCGCGCCTCTTCTCGCTGGTTTTGTCCTTTACCAATATGGTTTTAATTTCATGTTTATCCTAGGTATAATTATCGTCGGCTTATCGGTCATACCCCTTTTCTTTTTAACGCCCGTGCCGGTAAAATTTGAATTTTCTTTCTGGCAAACCTTCAAAGAGTGGGCAAAAAAAGAAAATGCCAATCTGCGAATTGCCTACATTTCTAACGGCGCGCAAGATTTAGTTGGCGCCATTATTTGGCCTATTTTTATTTATCAATTATTAGAAAAACAATACTTAGCCGTAGGCGCCGTCTCAGCCCTAATTATCGGCGGAACCATCCTTTTGTACCTTTTCACCGGCCAATACACCGATAAATTCAACAAGAAAAAAATTTTACGTTACGGTTCATTTATCTATTCTGTTGGTTGGCTATTAAAAACCATTATTTCAACTGCTTTTCAGATTTTCGTTATCGGCACCATACATTCCTTTACCGCCGTTCTGTTAAACACGCCATTTTCGGCTCTAATGTATGAGAAAGCAGCCGATCGCGGATCATATGTTGATGAATATACCGTACTGATGGAAATTAGCGATATCTTGGGAAGAATCTTAATGGGCCTGTTAATCTTGGGATTACTTTGGATCGGCGGATTTAAAATAATTTTTATCCTAGCTGCGCTATTTAGTCTATTAATTAATCTGTTATAA
- a CDS encoding replication-associated recombination protein A: MNEKNQRPLAEKLRPTSLADFVGQERIVGPNGPLRPLIEQKQIPSMIFWGPPGSGKTTLARIIASQTGLGFIQYSAVEASTKDIKKFLEQARANFSNSRQISMREKSAPIVFIDEIHRFNKSQQAIFLPYVEEGSIILIGATTENPSFEVISPLLSRCRIFVLEPLRPKDISLIIKRALSDKNNGLGNNKIKITKDALEFLIQASNGDARLPLNILEIALNVARSDASDTYHLTKIIFANILQRQALIYDKGGEEHYNVVSAFIKSMRGSNPDAALYWLARMLEAGEDPRFIARRMIIFASEDISNADPMALLMANAASRAVEYVGLPEAKINLAHVVTYLATAPKSNASYAGLLAAEADVKKTLNLPVPLHLRNAPTQLMKELGYGEDYLYPHNYPGAKIEQEYLPTHLKDRKYYKPQKKQNENKK, encoded by the coding sequence ATGAACGAAAAAAATCAACGACCATTAGCAGAGAAATTAAGGCCGACCAGCTTGGCCGATTTTGTTGGCCAAGAAAGAATCGTCGGTCCAAACGGACCCCTACGGCCACTTATCGAACAAAAACAAATTCCTTCGATGATTTTTTGGGGTCCGCCCGGTTCAGGCAAAACCACTTTAGCTCGTATCATTGCCAGCCAAACCGGATTGGGATTCATCCAATATTCGGCCGTCGAAGCAAGTACTAAAGATATAAAAAAATTTTTAGAACAGGCGCGAGCTAATTTTTCCAACTCCCGACAAATAAGTATGAGGGAAAAATCAGCGCCGATCGTTTTTATAGACGAAATCCACCGTTTTAATAAATCGCAGCAAGCGATTTTCTTGCCCTACGTCGAAGAAGGTTCGATAATTTTAATCGGCGCCACCACCGAAAATCCTTCTTTTGAAGTTATCTCCCCTCTTTTGTCGCGCTGTCGGATTTTCGTTCTTGAGCCCCTGAGACCAAAGGATATTTCTCTGATCATTAAGCGCGCCTTATCAGATAAAAATAATGGCTTGGGAAATAATAAAATAAAAATCACCAAAGATGCGCTCGAATTTTTAATTCAAGCCTCTAATGGCGATGCGCGCTTACCGCTTAATATTTTAGAAATCGCCCTTAATGTAGCTAGGTCCGATGCGAGTGATACGTATCATTTGACCAAAATTATTTTCGCCAACATTTTACAACGCCAAGCCCTAATTTACGATAAGGGCGGCGAAGAACATTATAATGTTGTCTCGGCTTTTATTAAATCAATGCGCGGGTCAAATCCTGACGCAGCTTTATATTGGCTAGCACGAATGCTAGAAGCCGGTGAAGATCCGCGCTTTATCGCCCGACGCATGATTATTTTCGCCTCTGAAGATATTTCTAATGCAGATCCCATGGCCCTTTTAATGGCCAATGCTGCGAGCCGGGCCGTGGAATACGTTGGCTTGCCCGAAGCAAAAATTAATCTAGCGCACGTAGTGACTTATCTGGCAACCGCGCCAAAATCCAACGCTTCTTACGCGGGTCTTTTGGCGGCCGAAGCTGACGTAAAAAAAACTTTAAATCTACCGGTACCACTTCATTTGCGTAACGCGCCCACACAATTAATGAAAGAGTTAGGTTATGGTGAAGATTATCTTTATCCGCATAATTATCCTGGCGCCAAAATTGAACAAGAATATTTACCCACCCACCTAAAAGACAGAAAATATTACAAACCTCAAAAAAAACAAAATGAAAATAAAAAATAA
- a CDS encoding epoxyqueuosine reductase QueH, with protein sequence MPKLLLHVCCASCGIIPIELLKNKFSLTLFWYNPNIEPKEEYERRLVDVKKLAEIYQLPLIVDDYDNKEWREAVKGLEQEPENGHRCDACFKFRLNRTASIAHKNNFGPLRQLANGGFATTLGLSRFKNTTLIDEFGQVLAKEKGIKYYRFQADKNLTTQRERELSKKYNFYRQKYCGCSFANTIQSFPKFTK encoded by the coding sequence ATGCCAAAACTTTTATTACATGTTTGTTGCGCCAGTTGCGGAATAATACCTATCGAATTATTAAAAAATAAATTTTCTCTAACCTTATTCTGGTATAACCCGAACATTGAACCAAAAGAAGAATACGAACGGCGTTTAGTTGACGTTAAAAAATTAGCTGAAATTTATCAGCTACCGCTGATTGTCGACGATTACGATAACAAAGAATGGCGCGAAGCAGTTAAAGGACTAGAGCAAGAACCGGAAAACGGCCACCGCTGCGACGCTTGTTTTAAATTCCGCCTAAACAGAACCGCTTCCATAGCGCATAAAAACAATTTTGGTCCGCTTCGCCAGTTGGCGAACGGCGGATTTGCTACTACCCTTGGCTTAAGCCGTTTTAAAAATACCACCTTAATTGATGAATTTGGTCAAGTATTAGCCAAAGAAAAAGGCATAAAATATTATCGATTTCAGGCCGACAAAAACTTAACCACTCAACGGGAGCGCGAACTATCAAAAAAATATAACTTTTACCGACAAAAATATTGTGGTTGCTCATTCGCCAACACTATCCAATCCTTCCCAAAATTTACCAAATAA
- the murD gene encoding UDP-N-acetylmuramoyl-L-alanine--D-glutamate ligase — translation MTNHLKDKKVLVMGLGLVGGGLGVIKWLSHQGAKITVTDLRDRKTLLPTLKKLAGLKIKCILGQHRASDFRQADLIIKNPAVPIESPYLKIARQAHVPVTSDIELFGQRFNGRTIALTGTKGKSTTVHLIKHILETAKQSVELGGNIGATPLLSLNKNNVFILELSSFQLENLKISPDISIITNIFPDHLNRHKTMAKYVAIKANIFKGQCRNQFTVLNYDNLICRRLGNEVPASLVFFSAKTNLRPKNCQIFFSLKNNSIIVDDKKSIRRLISLSKTKLPGQHNLENILAAVATAFLTSIKPTIIQRAVNSFSGVANRLELIRTVNGVKYYNDTTATNPGATVAALAALGKNKNIILIAGGADKNLSFDELAPKIKKTCQRIIMLSGTATPKFIQTLKKNKYPVKDIIEFDNFNQAIKAAKEIAKPGQIVLLSPACASFGMFKNEFDRGKQFIKLVKNL, via the coding sequence ATGACTAATCATCTTAAAGACAAAAAAGTTCTGGTTATGGGGCTCGGCCTAGTCGGCGGCGGTTTAGGCGTGATAAAATGGCTTAGTCATCAAGGCGCAAAAATTACTGTCACTGATTTACGCGACCGCAAAACTCTTTTGCCAACCTTGAAAAAATTGGCTGGATTAAAAATTAAATGCATCTTAGGCCAACATCGGGCTAGCGATTTCCGCCAGGCTGATTTAATTATTAAAAATCCAGCGGTGCCGATCGAATCGCCATATCTTAAAATAGCCCGCCAAGCTCATGTTCCTGTTACCAGTGATATCGAACTGTTCGGACAACGTTTTAACGGCAGAACAATCGCTTTAACCGGCACCAAGGGCAAATCAACTACGGTTCATTTAATAAAGCACATTTTAGAAACCGCTAAGCAATCTGTTGAATTGGGCGGCAATATCGGCGCTACTCCACTCCTATCTTTGAATAAAAATAATGTTTTTATTTTGGAACTATCGTCTTTTCAGTTGGAGAATCTAAAAATTTCACCAGATATTTCCATTATCACTAATATCTTCCCCGATCACTTAAACCGCCACAAAACTATGGCCAAGTATGTAGCGATTAAAGCTAATATCTTTAAAGGCCAGTGTCGCAACCAATTTACTGTTTTAAATTATGACAATCTGATTTGCCGCCGCCTGGGAAATGAAGTTCCGGCCAGCTTGGTCTTTTTTTCTGCCAAGACTAATCTTCGGCCAAAAAATTGCCAAATATTTTTCAGCCTTAAAAATAATTCCATTATTGTCGACGATAAAAAATCAATCCGCCGCCTGATATCTTTAAGTAAAACAAAATTGCCAGGTCAACATAATTTAGAAAATATTTTAGCCGCCGTAGCTACGGCTTTTTTGACGAGTATTAAACCGACGATTATTCAAAGGGCCGTTAACAGCTTCTCGGGCGTAGCTAACCGCTTAGAGCTAATTCGCACTGTTAATGGTGTCAAATATTATAACGACACAACTGCTACGAATCCCGGAGCAACCGTCGCCGCTCTTGCTGCCTTGGGCAAGAATAAAAATATTATTTTAATTGCCGGCGGGGCGGATAAAAATCTTTCCTTTGATGAACTGGCGCCAAAAATAAAAAAAACCTGCCAAAGAATTATAATGCTTTCAGGCACGGCTACGCCAAAATTCATCCAAACGCTTAAAAAAAATAAATATCCGGTTAAGGATATCATTGAATTTGATAATTTTAATCAAGCAATTAAAGCGGCTAAAGAAATAGCCAAGCCGGGCCAAATCGTTTTACTCTCCCCTGCTTGCGCCAGTTTCGGAATGTTTAAAAACGAATTCGACCGCGGTAAGCAATTTATTAAACTAGTAAAAAATCTATAA
- a CDS encoding HPF/RaiA family ribosome-associated protein, whose translation MERINYFIKHINLIGQIKDSFEEKIEKLIHLAPESKEINVDLKYHPVRAKEESTQLEVCLIMTKRKIMASAMASNILEAADIVVAKIKKQLEKNKQKREVKKKITRRVIRESKSI comes from the coding sequence ATGGAACGAATCAATTATTTCATTAAACACATTAATCTAATCGGACAAATTAAGGATTCTTTTGAAGAAAAAATTGAAAAACTGATTCATCTTGCGCCAGAATCTAAAGAAATAAATGTAGATTTAAAATATCATCCGGTTCGCGCTAAAGAAGAATCAACGCAACTCGAAGTCTGCCTGATTATGACCAAAAGAAAAATTATGGCCAGCGCTATGGCAAGCAACATTCTGGAAGCGGCCGATATCGTCGTCGCTAAAATTAAGAAACAATTAGAAAAAAATAAACAAAAACGAGAAGTTAAGAAAAAAATAACTCGCCGGGTCATTAGAGAGAGCAAAAGTATTTAA
- the rny gene encoding ribonuclease Y has protein sequence MIYTAYLLIALVVGVVIGYVARKVIAQKRTASAEAKAEELIRNAKTKQQELFFKAREEALKIIEEAKKEEQSHRQELKSAEERFERRQSMFDKKLLELEENQKELTDRAARLEEAKVKIKKIYEDAKVKLEEISGYSKEQAQQVLFEQIEKDNQDIVLERIKKLEKFGSDQIDKKAKQMLSTAMERLASSVSTERTTSSVNLPSDDMKGRIIGREGRNIKVIEQLTGVEIVVDDTPEVIFASSFNPIRRQLAKRTLEKLIADGRIQPARIEKYVEEAKTELIQEIKSAGEDAVYQLGIAGLDPKLVQLLGRLKYRTSYGQNVLQHSIETANLAAILASDLGVNVAMAKKAGLLHDIGKAIDHETEGTHPEIGRDLAKKYNLPEEIITAIGTHHEDHPPIIEAVIVKVADALSGARPGARRDSYEDYIKRLDDLEQVAKTFKGVDKVYAIQAGREIRVFVLPQEVDDLAAAKLARAVADKIEADLKYPGEIKVTVIRESKVVEFAR, from the coding sequence ATGATTTATACTGCATATTTATTAATTGCTTTAGTAGTTGGCGTGGTGATTGGTTATGTGGCACGCAAGGTCATTGCTCAAAAAAGAACTGCTTCGGCAGAAGCCAAGGCAGAAGAATTAATTCGCAATGCCAAAACTAAACAGCAAGAATTGTTTTTTAAAGCGCGCGAGGAAGCGCTAAAAATCATCGAAGAAGCGAAAAAAGAAGAACAATCTCACCGGCAGGAATTAAAATCAGCCGAAGAGCGGTTTGAGAGACGCCAATCGATGTTTGACAAAAAATTATTGGAGCTCGAAGAGAATCAAAAAGAACTAACTGATCGAGCGGCTCGTTTAGAGGAAGCGAAGGTTAAGATTAAAAAAATCTACGAAGACGCTAAAGTAAAATTAGAAGAAATTTCTGGTTATAGCAAAGAACAGGCGCAGCAAGTTTTGTTTGAACAAATCGAAAAAGACAATCAGGATATTGTTTTAGAACGAATAAAAAAACTCGAGAAATTTGGTTCAGATCAAATCGACAAAAAAGCCAAACAAATGCTTTCCACTGCCATGGAACGCTTAGCTTCATCTGTTTCAACCGAACGTACGACCAGCTCCGTTAACCTTCCTTCAGATGATATGAAGGGTAGAATTATCGGGCGCGAAGGCAGAAACATTAAAGTCATCGAGCAATTAACAGGCGTAGAAATCGTAGTTGATGATACGCCAGAAGTTATTTTTGCTTCAAGTTTTAATCCGATTCGTCGGCAATTAGCTAAAAGAACCCTGGAAAAATTAATTGCCGATGGTCGCATTCAGCCGGCGCGTATTGAAAAATACGTCGAAGAAGCTAAAACAGAATTAATTCAAGAAATTAAATCGGCTGGTGAAGACGCGGTTTATCAACTTGGCATCGCCGGACTCGATCCCAAATTGGTGCAATTACTTGGTCGATTAAAATATCGAACTAGTTATGGCCAAAATGTTTTACAGCACTCAATAGAAACAGCTAATCTTGCCGCAATTTTGGCTTCTGATTTGGGGGTCAATGTGGCCATGGCTAAAAAGGCAGGCTTATTGCATGATATCGGCAAGGCCATTGATCATGAAACCGAAGGCACTCACCCGGAGATTGGCCGTGACTTAGCTAAAAAATATAATTTGCCAGAAGAAATAATCACTGCTATTGGCACGCACCACGAAGATCATCCGCCAATCATCGAAGCGGTTATCGTTAAAGTGGCCGACGCCTTATCAGGCGCTCGACCTGGCGCGCGACGTGATAGTTACGAAGATTATATTAAGCGTCTAGACGATTTGGAACAAGTTGCCAAAACATTTAAAGGTGTGGACAAAGTTTATGCTATTCAGGCTGGTCGAGAAATCAGAGTGTTTGTACTGCCGCAAGAAGTTGATGATTTGGCTGCAGCTAAATTAGCGCGAGCCGTTGCTGATAAAATAGAAGCTGATTTAAAATATCCAGGCGAAATAAAAGTAACGGTTATTCGCGAAAGCAAAGTGGTAGAGTTCGCCAGGTAG
- a CDS encoding S1C family serine protease, translating into MAQGSRVTVTDNQERPTTVKIKENERSMAQDQERKQSAEKIEQIYSAQNDNFYRPGRTRSLWLIIILAIIFGALAGLGGGIYILANGKIKIPFGQEINLSKYLPANQVNLTTEKKITVTQDSRVDELAKDFNAQLVNIFATKTTDSNSILDQSYYNQGAAGRGFALTSDGWLVFGKQIFNDWQKKYSVINGQSIAPAEKIIFDQANGVVFVKSSLKDLTAMKMTAQQDITPGQEVIIFAPDNSLIINSISNPNWHIVKQPTDLIHSTDQFSNYILLSSPVDQKYVGAPVVSLDRSIIGIVADKNSIKPCWQFNASVNQVLNNKKITHPFLGINYLSLAEINTTLPEYKNLNQNALVWGTPIKDSPANKAAIKDKDLIVKADGMPINQYYNLTDIVQGHKPGDTIELVIARQGVEKTLKIILGEK; encoded by the coding sequence ATGGCTCAAGGATCAAGGGTTACCGTTACCGATAATCAAGAACGACCAACCACTGTAAAAATAAAAGAAAACGAAAGATCTATGGCGCAAGACCAAGAGAGAAAACAATCAGCAGAAAAAATCGAGCAGATTTATTCTGCCCAAAATGATAATTTCTATCGACCAGGGCGAACACGTTCTTTGTGGTTAATAATAATTTTAGCAATAATATTCGGCGCGCTGGCAGGTCTGGGTGGAGGAATTTATATTTTAGCAAACGGAAAAATAAAAATTCCTTTCGGGCAAGAAATTAATCTCTCTAAATATTTACCAGCCAATCAGGTTAACCTAACCACTGAAAAAAAGATCACCGTTACCCAAGATTCTCGCGTTGACGAGCTGGCCAAGGATTTTAACGCCCAATTGGTGAATATTTTTGCCACCAAAACTACCGACAGTAATTCTATTTTAGATCAATCATATTATAACCAAGGGGCTGCCGGACGCGGCTTTGCGCTAACAAGTGACGGTTGGCTAGTGTTTGGTAAACAAATTTTTAACGATTGGCAAAAAAAATATTCTGTTATTAACGGCCAATCGATAGCTCCGGCGGAAAAAATAATTTTCGACCAAGCCAATGGCGTAGTCTTTGTTAAGTCTTCATTAAAAGACTTAACTGCCATGAAAATGACCGCTCAACAAGACATTACTCCTGGGCAAGAAGTGATTATTTTTGCTCCGGATAATAGTTTAATTATTAATTCTATCAGCAACCCTAATTGGCATATTGTTAAACAACCGACCGATTTAATTCACTCAACAGACCAATTTTCGAATTATATTCTTCTATCCTCTCCTGTTGATCAAAAATATGTCGGCGCGCCAGTGGTCAGCCTTGATCGCTCAATTATCGGTATAGTGGCCGACAAAAACTCCATCAAGCCATGTTGGCAATTTAATGCGAGCGTTAATCAGGTTCTAAATAATAAAAAAATTACCCATCCTTTCTTGGGCATTAATTACTTAAGTTTAGCCGAAATCAATACTACCTTGCCTGAATATAAAAACCTTAATCAAAATGCTTTGGTTTGGGGCACCCCGATTAAAGATAGCCCGGCCAATAAAGCGGCCATTAAAGATAAGGACTTGATTGTGAAGGCAGATGGTATGCCCATTAATCAATATTACAACCTAACTGATATTGTCCAGGGACATAAACCCGGCGATACGATTGAATTGGTTATCGCCCGCCAAGGAGTAGAAAAAACCTTAAAAATAATATTAGGCGAAAAATAA
- a CDS encoding EamA family transporter gives MVWLLFIVLSTLIFSICNVFDKFILEKRINNFLIYFIIGGIAWLIFGLIVFAFLPPLHLSWPIIGLSILSGLLMGLNWLIFYKALTKEDVSRVITIFYIFPIFVAIWAWLLLHESISPIKWLAIFFAISGTIIISLKKESIKAPIRICGAFLLILLGAAIFEPGVEIIDKYVLSQISPWPLLALNAIGFSIMAISFLVFSASARQQTWQFFKTNRPTLKIIIFAHLIYFFGNLLFLLAVPFTKITYVATVSVIQPVFVFILTLILSMFRPKILKESLSIKTILIKTFAIVLIVASILIITLA, from the coding sequence ATGGTCTGGTTGCTTTTTATTGTCCTGTCTACTTTGATTTTCAGTATTTGTAACGTCTTCGACAAATTTATTTTAGAAAAAAGAATAAATAATTTTTTGATTTATTTTATTATTGGCGGTATAGCTTGGTTAATTTTTGGGTTAATAGTATTTGCTTTTCTTCCGCCACTCCATTTGTCTTGGCCGATTATCGGTTTATCAATTTTAAGCGGATTGTTAATGGGCCTTAATTGGCTTATTTTTTATAAAGCTCTGACCAAAGAAGATGTTTCACGCGTTATTACTATTTTTTATATTTTTCCTATTTTTGTGGCTATTTGGGCCTGGTTATTACTCCATGAATCCATCTCGCCAATTAAATGGCTGGCCATCTTTTTTGCCATCAGTGGTACAATTATTATTTCGCTTAAAAAAGAGTCGATTAAAGCGCCAATCAGAATATGTGGCGCCTTTTTGTTAATATTGCTTGGAGCCGCTATTTTTGAACCTGGAGTTGAGATTATTGACAAATATGTTTTAAGCCAAATTTCTCCCTGGCCATTACTAGCCCTCAATGCTATTGGATTTTCTATTATGGCTATCAGCTTTCTGGTCTTTTCCGCCTCGGCTCGCCAGCAAACATGGCAATTCTTTAAAACCAATCGTCCAACTCTTAAAATTATTATTTTCGCACATTTAATTTACTTCTTCGGCAACCTATTATTTCTTTTAGCCGTACCATTTACTAAAATCACTTACGTTGCTACGGTCAGCGTTATCCAGCCGGTCTTTGTTTTTATTCTGACTCTTATTTTAAGCATGTTCAGACCAAAAATTTTAAAAGAATCATTAAGTATTAAAACCATTCTGATTAAAACGTTTGCCATTGTCTTAATTGTCGCTAGTATTTTAATTATTACCTTAGCCTAA